From one Chloroflexota bacterium genomic stretch:
- a CDS encoding succinate dehydrogenase iron-sulfur subunit has protein sequence MQVTLKILRYNPEKDAQPHYERYTLDAEPTDRILDVLEKIKAHEDGTLTFRRSCAHGICGSCAMRINGRNRLACKTLLQTLDTSKEITVEPILGLPRVKDLVVDMTTFFDNYRKVMPYFVNDEPLPEDGRERLQSPEERERFDDTTKCILCGACTTACPTFWADNSYVGPSAIVNAHRFIFDSRDRAAAERLKILAGESGVFRCRTAFNCTEACPREIQITKAIAEVKRAIITGRLD, from the coding sequence ATGCAAGTCACCTTGAAAATCTTACGCTATAACCCCGAAAAAGACGCCCAGCCGCATTACGAGCGCTATACTCTCGATGCGGAGCCGACCGACCGCATTCTGGACGTGCTGGAAAAGATCAAAGCGCACGAAGACGGCACGCTGACCTTCCGCCGCTCCTGCGCCCACGGTATCTGCGGTTCCTGCGCCATGCGCATCAACGGCCGTAACCGGCTGGCCTGCAAGACCTTGCTCCAGACCCTCGACACCAGCAAGGAAATCACCGTTGAGCCGATCCTGGGCCTGCCGCGGGTGAAAGACCTGGTGGTGGACATGACCACCTTCTTCGACAACTACCGCAAGGTCATGCCCTACTTCGTCAACGATGAACCGTTGCCGGAAGACGGTCGTGAGCGGTTGCAGTCGCCTGAGGAGCGGGAACGCTTCGACGACACCACCAAGTGCATCCTCTGCGGTGCCTGCACCACGGCCTGCCCCACTTTCTGGGCCGACAACAGTTACGTTGGGCCTTCGGCGATTGTCAATGCCCACCGCTTCATTTTCGACAGCCGCGACCGCGCGGCCGCCGAGCGGCTCAAGATTTTGGCGGGCGAGAGCGGCGTTTTCCGCTGCCGTACGGCCTTCAACTGCACCGAGGCCTGCCCGCGCGAAATTCAAATCACTAAGGCCATTGCCGAGGTCAAGCGCGCCATCATCACGGGGCGCCTGGACTAA
- a CDS encoding FAD-dependent oxidoreductase, with the protein MMSVKTHQYEVVIVGAGGAGLMAALYASQKASTAVISKLYPTRSHTGAAQGGISAALGNIEEDRPEWHTYDTVKGSDYLGDQDAIEFMCFKAPELVYELEHMGLPFDRTPEGRILQRPFGGHTNNETGKPVRRACHAADRTGHMILQTLYQQCIKNDVTFFDEFQVLDLIMVNGKAAGVVAIELATGDLHVFHAKAVIMATGGWGRVWEITSNAYAYTGDGAAIVLRKGLPLEDMEFFQFHPTGIYKLGILITEGVRGEGGVLINDKGERFMEKYAPHVKDLASRDVVSRAMYIEMKEGRGINGQRYLYLDVRPETVNKYAKIDGRTNPDGTPYQVTAEEILHKLPDIIDFCKTYLGVDPVKEPMPVQPTAHYAMGGIPTNLKTEVLADEKGAVVPGLYAAGENACVSVHGANRLGTNSLLDLVVFGKEAGVHAAEYATGAEFEPLPGDAADFARSQLDAILNSKGNERVADIAAEMKHEMMDKVGVFRTEEGMQEALNKIRELKERFQHIHIDDRGKTFNTDLLTAWEVGNLLDIAEVTAASALARKESRGAHSRDDFPKRDDQNWLKHTMAWRRDGEIELRYKPVVLTKYEPKERVY; encoded by the coding sequence ATGATGAGCGTCAAAACCCATCAGTACGAAGTCGTGATTGTTGGTGCTGGTGGCGCAGGCTTGATGGCAGCCCTTTACGCTTCCCAAAAGGCCTCCACCGCCGTCATCAGCAAGCTCTATCCCACCCGCTCCCACACGGGCGCGGCCCAGGGCGGCATCAGCGCAGCCCTGGGGAACATTGAAGAGGACCGCCCCGAGTGGCACACTTACGATACCGTCAAGGGCAGTGACTACCTGGGCGACCAGGACGCAATCGAATTCATGTGCTTCAAGGCCCCGGAACTGGTCTATGAACTGGAACACATGGGCTTGCCTTTTGACCGCACGCCCGAGGGCCGCATTTTGCAGCGCCCCTTCGGCGGTCACACGAACAACGAAACCGGGAAACCGGTGCGCCGCGCCTGCCACGCCGCCGACCGCACCGGGCACATGATTCTGCAAACCCTTTACCAGCAGTGCATCAAAAACGATGTGACCTTCTTCGATGAGTTCCAGGTGCTGGATCTCATCATGGTCAACGGCAAAGCAGCCGGTGTGGTGGCAATTGAGTTGGCGACCGGCGACTTGCATGTCTTCCACGCCAAGGCCGTGATTATGGCAACTGGTGGTTGGGGCCGTGTGTGGGAAATCACCTCGAATGCTTACGCCTATACCGGCGACGGCGCGGCAATTGTGCTGCGCAAGGGCCTGCCGCTGGAAGACATGGAATTCTTCCAGTTCCACCCCACGGGCATCTACAAACTGGGCATTTTGATTACCGAAGGTGTGCGCGGTGAAGGCGGTGTGCTCATCAACGACAAGGGTGAGCGCTTTATGGAGAAGTACGCGCCCCACGTCAAGGACCTGGCTTCCCGCGATGTCGTCAGCCGCGCCATGTACATCGAAATGAAGGAAGGCCGCGGCATCAACGGCCAGCGCTACCTTTACCTGGATGTCCGCCCCGAGACTGTGAACAAATATGCCAAGATCGATGGGCGCACCAACCCCGATGGTACGCCTTACCAGGTGACGGCCGAGGAAATCCTCCACAAACTGCCCGACATCATCGACTTCTGCAAGACCTACCTGGGTGTAGACCCGGTGAAGGAGCCGATGCCGGTGCAGCCTACGGCGCACTACGCGATGGGCGGCATCCCCACCAACCTCAAGACCGAGGTGCTCGCGGACGAAAAAGGCGCTGTGGTGCCGGGCCTGTATGCGGCGGGCGAAAACGCGTGCGTTTCGGTGCACGGCGCCAACCGCCTGGGCACCAACTCGTTGCTCGACCTGGTGGTGTTTGGTAAGGAAGCCGGCGTCCACGCCGCCGAGTATGCGACCGGCGCCGAATTCGAGCCGTTGCCCGGCGACGCCGCCGACTTCGCTCGCTCTCAACTGGATGCCATCCTCAACAGCAAAGGCAACGAACGCGTCGCCGACATCGCCGCCGAAATGAAGCATGAGATGATGGACAAGGTCGGCGTCTTCCGTACCGAGGAAGGGATGCAGGAGGCGTTGAATAAAATCCGCGAACTCAAAGAGCGTTTTCAGCACATTCACATCGACGATCGCGGCAAGACTTTCAACACCGACCTGCTGACCGCCTGGGAAGTCGGCAACTTGTTGGATATCGCCGAAGTGACTGCGGCCTCGGCGTTGGCCCGCAAGGAAAGCCGCGGCGCACATTCTCGCGATGACTTCCCCAAGCGGGACGACCAAAACTGGCTGAAGCATACGATGGCCTGGCGGCGCGACGGCGAAATCGAACTGCGCTACAAGCCTGTTGTGCTCACCAAGTATGAGCCCAAGGAACGCGTGTACTAA